From one Pempheris klunzingeri isolate RE-2024b chromosome 9, fPemKlu1.hap1, whole genome shotgun sequence genomic stretch:
- the rest gene encoding RE1-silencing transcription factor gives MAAQTVFSVEMFPVGVSLMEDGQNLSDMPSNTLPAPQLVMLANVAAAEGGGGCDSSAADEKEMMELKTVGCSYSDSEDESIIRYSYDNQNHREVCIIEYPESPGPGIKAVIVGNDTEGDEEDDGDKAEDLSRHTRPRPPASTKTPEQGTKRKDSPAAAATTTTTVAATVTAATTTTTTVASAATTTESSKKKKPFHCKPCHFQAQNEQEFVEHLGTHGISKMMVVNRVEGRSKTKVKEAETAESQAPSGRGGDSGEEAGTGGAAAGAAGDIKGLIRCERCGYNTNRYDHYIAHLKHHSKEGEDHRVFKCTLCPYTTVSQYHWRKHLRNHFPSKLHTCSQCSYFSDRKSNYIQHIRTHTGVRPFQCLYCDYSSSQKTHLTRHMRTHSGERPFKCESCNYLAANQHEVTRHARQVHNGPKPLSCPYCEYKTADRSNFKKHVELHLNPRQFLCPLCKYAASKKCNLQYHIKSRHSGCNVAVDISKVKLRVKKPGPDGAEENTRASKLDNSSSVEEDFDMDEDDVEDDGGGVSSSPINLSIRKSSRPTAIQSAQSEAAEKAPKKSNVTSEKEKLPKVKDKVELEKKVSTRQKKTEKVNENLLESTSVKEPQAVMATAAVNTENKTKRRVKKVPAEKTTVQDQTAGAQVEKDQTEKSDQQRSEEERVVRQKREEELKPEKEKELQKNDISGKENKSVNKPRKSGSKRSEKTPEHVEEAPQKPESPEKTQKQKVVKEKAAKRKAVEALDLSKKASSETPSKTRRLKATAAEKLQVKPAPEDTKKINDAAPAPHKSNEPAPVKQKKTRNSSKKAAGLQQSTPVENGPAQMDASTGETAPAVPEKTLNKPSEKMEDSPSCSSGEGTPSPAEHRPAPTFVKPTSPPPLVLPGQRSKPADPEDDEGIHSSHEGGSDISDSASEGSDDSGLNGNGAGSGKMANDPETPTDEIPTPTELKSHMCIFCDRTFPLEVEYRRHLNRHLVNVYYMDNTAKGQK, from the exons ATGGCCGCTCAGACGGTGTTCTCGGTGGAGATGTTTCCCGTCGGCGTTTCTCTGATGGAGGACGGTCAGAACCTCAGCGACATGCCCTCTAACACGCTCCCCGCCCCTCAGCTGGTGATGCTGGCCAACGTGGCGGCAGCGGAGGGCGGCGGCGGCTGTGACAGCAGCGCGGCAGACGAGAAGGAGATGATGGAGCTGAAGACGGTGGGATGCAGCTACTCAGACAGCGAGGACGAGAGCATCATCAG GTACAGCTACGACAACCAGAACCACAGAGAGGTCTGCATCATCGAGTACCCCGAGTCTCCGGGCCCGGGCATCAAGGCCGTGATCGTGGGAAACGACACGGAGGGGGATGAGGAGGACGATGGAGACAAAGCTGAAGACCTGTCGCGTCACACTAGGCCCCGCCCCCCTGCCAGCACCAAAACACCTGAGCAGGGCACCAAACGCAAAGACAGccccgccgccgccgccaccaccaccaccaccgttGCCGCCACCGTCActgccgccaccaccaccaccaccaccgttGCCTCTGCTGCCACCACGACGGAGAGctccaagaagaagaaaccctTCCACTGTAAACCGTGTCACTTCCAGGCTCAGAACGAGCAGGAGTTTGTCGAACATCTGGGCACACACGGCATCAGcaagatgatggtggtgaacCGGGTGGAGGGGAGGAGCAAGACCAAGGTCAAGGAGGCGGAAACGGCCGAGTCCCAGGCGCCGTCAGGCAGGGGGGGGGACAGCGGCGAGGAGGCGGGGACGGGAGGAGCGGCGGCGGGGGCAGCAGGTGACATCAAAGGGCTGATCCGGTGTGAGCGGTGCGGCTACAACACCAACAGATACGACCATTACATCGCCCACCTGAAACACCACAGCAAGGAGGGCGAGGaccacag ggtgTTTAAGTGCACGCTGTGTCCGTACACCACCGTCAGTCAGTACCACTGGAGGAAACACCTGAGGAACCACTTCCCCAGCAAACTGCACACCTGCAGCCAGTGCTCCTACTTCTCCGACCGCAAGAGCAACTACATCCAACacatcaggacacacacag gTGTCCGTCCTTTCCAGTGTCTCTACTGCGACTACTCCAGTTCACAGAAGACCCACCTGACCCGACACATGAGGACTCACTCCG GTGAGCGGCCTTTCAAGTGTGAGAGCTGTAACTACCTGGCAGCCAACCAGCATGAGGTGACACGCCACGCCCGGCAGGTGCACAACGGCCCCAAACCTCTCTCCTGCCCCTACTGCGAGTACAAGACCGCTGACCGCAGCAACTTCAAGAAGCACGTCGAGCTCCACCTCAATCCTCGCCAGTtcctctgccctctctgcaAGTACGCCGCCTCCAAGAAGTGCAACCTGCAGTACCACATCAAGTCCAGGCACTCGGGCTGCAACGTCGCCGTGGACATCTCCAAGGTCAAACTGCGCGTGAAGAAGCCCGGTCCTGACGGGGCGGAGGAAAACACCAGAGCGAGCAAGCTTGACAATTCATCCAGCGTGGAGGAGGACTTCGACATGGACGAGGACGACGTGGAGGACGACGGCGGCGGCGTGAGCTCGAGCCCGATCAATCTGTCAATCAGAAAGAGCAGCCGGCCCACCGCCATCCAGTCAGCGCAGAGTGAGGCGGCTGAAAAGGCTCCGAAGAAATCCAACGTCAcctcagagaaagagaaactaCCGAAAGTGAAGGACAAGGTGGAACTGGAGAAAAAGGTCTCAACGAggcagaagaagacagagaaggTCAATGAGAATCTTCTGGAGAGCACATCTGTTAAAGAGCCCCAGGCGGTGATGGCaacagctgctgtaaatacagaaaacaagacaaagagacGAGTGAAGAAGGTTCCCGCGGAGAAAACAACTGTCCAGGACCAAACAGCAGGAGCTCAAGTGGAGAAAGACCAAACGGAGAAATCTGACCAACAAAGATCAGAGGAAGAACGAGTGGTGAGGCAGAAACGGGAAGAAGAGTTGAAGCCTGAGAAGGAGAAGGAACTCCAGAAGAACGACATCAGTGGAAAGGAGAACAAGAGCGTCAACAAGCCGAGGAAGTCCGGATCAAAGAGGTCTGAAAAAACACCAGAGCATGTCGAAGAAGCTCCGCAGAAACCAGAGAGTCCGGAGAAAACTCAGAAGCAAAAAGTGGTGAAGGAAAAAGCTGCGAAGAGGAAAGCAGTGGAGGCTCTCGATCTTTCCAAAAAGGCCTCGTCTGAGACTCCATCCAAGACCAGACGGCTGAAAGCCACAGCGgcagagaagctgcaggtgaAACCTGCTCCAGAAGACACTAAGAAGATAAACGACGCCGCTCCTGCACCGCACAAATCCAACGAACCGGCCCCTGTAAAGCAGAAGAAGACCAGGAACAGCAGCAAGAAAGCAGCAGGTCTTCAACAAAGC ACGCCGGTGGAAAACGGCCCGGCACAGATGGATGCCTCCACAGGTGAGACCGCCCCAGCAGTGCCTGAAAAGACTCTGAACAAACCCTCAGAAAAGATGGAGGATTCTCCTTCTTGCAGCTCAGGTGAGGGCACACCTTCCCCAGCCGAACACCGGCCCGCTCCGACGTTTGTCAAACCCACGTCGCCGCCTCCTCTGGTGCTTCCGGGCCAGCGGAGCAAACCTGCTGATCCGGAGGACGACGAGGGCATCCACAGCAGCCACGAAGGCGGGAGCGACATCAGCGACAGCGCCTCCGAGGGCAGCGACGACTCCGGCCTGAACGGCAACGGCGCCGGGTCGGGCAAGATGGCCAACGACCCCGAGACGCCCACTGACGAGATCCCAACGCCGACGGAGCTCAAGAGTCACATGTGCATCTTCTGCGACCGCACGTTCCCTTTGGAGGTGGAGTACCGACGCCACCTGAACCGCCACCTCGTCAACGTCTACTACATGGACAACACGGCTAAAGGACAAAAATGA
- the noa1 gene encoding nitric oxide-associated protein 1 — protein MLKVFQVSVRRAVWRSGCFPARRLPAAGPEAAAGRFLTRQLSSRDRRTVRSCTVDPSLEEQFVFVDCTDPEEDHHQEDKGLSFSSFSSPPPPPPGADPPQVPPQIQLRSLELQLEVLRGVAQQEAEPDSLIQFHDVDFPLDESMVAAKKKKKKKAAGKGEHKVFGTPDVDEPFSDTCCSGCGAVLHCTAAAVPGYLPSEKFKVLQQEERLSGATCQRCHLLTHHHKALSLQMSKDQYRDVVRQVRPHKALVLLIVDLLDVPDSIIPDLPELVGTNKHVVVLGNKIDLLPGDSTNYLQRIKRQLSQYCQDAGFGSQVTDIHLISAKTGYGIEGLISSLQKSWKYKGDVYLVGSANAGKSTLFNTLLESDYCKSKASDVIHKATISPLPGTTLNLLKFPIINPTPYRMFKRQERLNKTSQQAESELSQDELRRLKLFSRQGYLVGRVGRTFRVDVGSRRDEIEFDPDSLAFGEEEDGDMMKTKAPSRSTVEFTFNELKDAHWLFDTPGIMKEHDILSLLNEQEVMSVVPTQAIVPRTFVLKPSMSLLVGALARIDLLQGGKSCWFSVVASGQVPVHITSLEKADAVYEKHAGHVLLGVPQGGSERMKEFPALVPQEFRLEGRGYQEAAADIKLSSAGWAAVTAAEGDQLLLRVHGPEAVRFSLRTPPLLPHIVSIKGERIRKSAAYKVMKPPGLLDSGLTALGAERLQVNRKKKKKTKTNVKK, from the exons ATGCTCAAGGTGTTTCAGGTGAGCGTCCGGCGGGCGGTGTGGAGGAGCGGGTGTTTCCCCGCCCGCCGCCTCCCCGCTGCGGGGCCAGAGGCCGCGGCAGGCCGGTTTCTGACCCGGCAGCTGAGCAGCAGGGACCGGAGGACAGTCCGGAGCTGCACGGTGGACCCGAGCCTGGAGGAGCAGTTCGTGTTTGTGGATTGTACAG ATCCAGAGGAGGACCACCATCAGGAGGACAAAggcctctccttctcttccttttcctcccctcctcctcctcctcctggagctGATCCTCCTCAGGTTCCTCCTCAGATACAGCTGAGGTCTCTGGAGCTACAGCTGGAGGTGCTGAGGGGCGTGGCCCAGCAGGAGGCGGAGCCCGACTCTCTCATCCAGTTCCACGACGTCGACTTCCCGCTGGACGAGAGCATGGTggcagcaaagaagaagaagaagaagaaggcagcAGGAAAAGGCGAGCATAAAGTCTTCGGCACCCCAGATGTGGATGAACCGTTTAGTGACACCTGCTGCTCGGGCTGCGGCGCCGTCCTGCACTGCACCGCCGCCGCCGTCCCCGGATATCTGCCCAGTGAGAAATTCaaggtgctgcagcaggaggagcgtCTGAGCGGAGCGACCTGCCAGCGCTGCCACCTGCTCACCCACCACCACAAAGCCCTGAGCCTCCAGATGTCCAAAGACCAGTACCGCGACGTGGTGCGCCAGGTCCGCCCCCACAAGGCTCTGGTGCTGCTCATCGTCGACCTGCTGGACGTCCCAGACTCCATCATCCCCGACCTGCCGGAGCTGGTGGGCACCAACAAACACGTGGTCGTCCTCGGCAACAAGATCGACCTGCTTCCCGGAGACTCGACCAACTACCTGCAGCGAATCAAGCGGCAGCTCTCCCAGTACTGTCAGGACGCCGGGTTCGGCAGCCAGGTGACCGACATCCACCTGATCAGCGCCAAGACCGGGTACGGCATCGAGGGTCTGATCTCCAGCCTGCAGAAGTCCTGGAAGTACAAAGGTGATGTGTACCTGGTGGGCAGTGCCAACGCTGGGAAGTCGACGCTCTTCAACACGCTGCTCGAGTCCGACTACTGCAAGTCCAAAGCCTCTGACGTCATCCACAAGGCCACCATATCGCCATTGCCTG GGACGACTCTGAACCTGCTGAAGTTTCCCATCATCAACCCGACTCCGTACAGGATGTTCAAACGTCAGGAGCGACTGAACAAAACGTCGCAGCAGGCGGAGAGCGAGCTGTCGCAGGACGAGCTGAGGAGGCTGAAACTCTTCAGCAGGCAGGGATACCTAGTGG GTCGTGTTGGCAGAACGTTCCGGGTCGACGTCGGATCGAGGCGAGATGAGATCGAGTTCGATCCCGACAGTTTGGCTtttggagaagaagaagacggagACATGATGAAGACAAAAG CTCCCAGCAGGTCGACTGTTGAATTCACCTTCAACGAGCTGAAAGACGCTCACTGGCTGTTCGACACCCCGGGAATCATGAAGGAACACGAT ATCCTCAGCCTGTTGAAcgaacaggaagtgatgtcggTGGTTCCCACTCAGGCCATCGTCCCGCGGACGTTTGTGTTGAAGCCCAGTATGAGTCTGTTGGTGGGAGCGCTGGCCAGGATCGACCTCCTGCAG GGAGGGAAGTCCTGCTGGTTTTCGGTCGTGGCCTCCGGTCAGGTCCCGGTTCACATCACCAGCCTGGAAAAAGCCGACGCTGTTTACGAGAAGCATGCGGGACACGTCCTGCTGGGG gttCCTCAGGGAGGGTCGGAGCGGATGAAGGAGTTTCCGGCGTTGGTTCCTCAGGAGTTCAGGTTGGAGGGTCGAGGTTAccaggaggctgctgctgacaTCAAACTGTCgtctgcag GCTGGGCGGCGGTGACGGCGGCGGAGGGCGATCAGCTGCTGTTGAGGGTTCACGGTCCAGAGGCGGTGCGCTTCAGTCTGCGGACGCCGCCGCTGCTCCCTCACATCGTCTCCATAAAGGGAGAACGCATCCGAAAGTCTGCCGCCTACAAAGTCATGAAACCGCCGGGGCTGCTGGACAGCGGGCTGACGGCCCTGGGAGCCGAGAGGCTGCAGGtgaacaggaagaagaagaagaagacgaagacgAACGTGAAGAAATGA
- the nipsnap3a gene encoding protein NipSnap homolog 3A, translated as MLKFRSSSLRSAAALLTPAAPAAPGQPRVRLSSGSQQKQGTFYEFRTYSIRPDQNTAFLKLTNEKIHLRTAHSELIGYWTVEYGGLNKVFHIWKYDSYSQRAAVRAALAQDPSWISDYISKAIPMLTSQDNEVTYLVPWSRLQRPPQEGGVYELASFQMRPGGPAVWGEAFQAATTSHDAPGYGKLVGAFHTECGPLNRVHALWWFESADRRAELRHKAHTDARVVAAVRNSVVHLESQENKLMFPCPFSPLK; from the exons ATGTTGAAGTTCAGAAGCTCCTCACTGAGATCAGCTGCTGCCCTGCTCACACCTGCAGCCCCTGCAGCACCTGGTCAG cctcGTGTGCGTCTCTCTTCCGGGTCCCAACAGAAACAAGGAACCTTCTATGAGTTCCGCACCTACAGCATCCGTCCGGACCAGAACACCGCCTTCCTCAAACTGACCAATGAGAAGATCCACCTGCGCACCGCCCACTCGGAGCTGATTGGCTACTGGACCGTCGAGTACGGAGGCCTGAACAAGGTGTTCCACATCTGGAAGTATG acagtTATTCTCAGCGGGCAGCTGTCCGGGCAGCCCTGGCTCAGGACCCCTCCTGGATCTCGGACTACATCTCCAAGGCGATCCCGATGTTGACCTCTCAGGATAACGAGGTCACCTACCTGGTTCCCTGGAGCCGCCTGCAGAGGCCGCCACAGGAGGGCG gtgtgtacGAGCTCGCCTCCTTCCAGATGCGTCCCGGCGGTCCAGCGGTTTGGGGAGAAGCCTTCCAGGCTGCCACCACCTCCCATGATGCACCGGGCTACGGCAAACTGGTGGGAGCTTTCCACACCGAGTGTGGCCCGCTGAACAGAg TTCACGCCCTCTGGTGGTTCGAGAGCGCCGACCGGCGAGCTGAACTTCGACACAAAGCTCACACTGACGCCAGAGTGGTCGCTGCAG tcagaAACAGCGTCGTCCATCTGGAGTCTCAGGAGAACAAACTCATGTTTCCGTGTCCGTTCTCTCCGCTGAAGTAA